TTCGCCGACATGCCAGTAGATCCAGAAGCAGGGAAGGATGGAGGACAGCGCCACCGCGTAGGAGCTGTGATAGGCGGTGGCAAGCAGGAAGTTCGTATAGGCAAAGCCGGCAGGCGAGGGCTCGGCTGACGTAACATCGGCGGAACTGATGCCGAACTGTGTGAGGAAGCCGGCATGCAGGCCCTGCTCGACGGTGATCGCCTTCTGCGCCGAACCGAGGAAGCGCAGGACCTGCGCATTGTCGGGTGCCTTGGCCGCGACGATCGCCAGGCATCGCGCATAATGCTTCAGATAAAGCGCATCCTGCAGGATGTAATGTTGGAAAACCTCGGGCGGCAAGGTGCCGTCCGAAAGCCGTTGCAGCAGCGGCAAAGCCTCGATTTCAGCCATGATCGGCGCGATCCTTTCCCAGGCGGCAGCCGTGAAGCTTCCCGTCAGTTCCGTGCTCTGCGTGCTGGCGTCCATCACTCTCTCCTCGGATTACGCCGCCATATATGGACGGCGCAGCGGCGAAAGCAAGGCGCGTTTGGCCGCTTTTCGTAGGTACTTGATTCCATCATCAGATAATGTATTTCTCCTATAGTAGAATCATTGGATTGGAAAATTGGACGGGAAATGGAACCGGAACTCGAACAGGCAATCGGCATCCGCGTCCGCAAGCTGCGGCTGGAAAAGGGTCTGACATTGGATGATCTTGCCGCGGCTTCCGGCGTCAGCCGAGCGATGATCTCGCGCATCGAGCGGGCGGAGGCGAGCCCGACCGCCTCGCTGCTGGCAAGGATCTGCGCAGCCCTCGGCCTGTCGCTCTCGGCCTTCTTCGCGGACGAGGGACAGGCTTCGCCGCTCGCCCGCCGGCAGGATCAGCAGGTCTGGCGCGATCCGGAGACCGGTTATCTCAGACGGTCTGTTTCACCGCCGGGCACGGCATCCGATATCGATATCGTCGAGGTCGAATTTCCCTCTGGCGCCCGCGTCAGCTTCCCCCCGCATGCGGCATCCCATGGGATGACACAGCACATCTGGCTGTTCGACGGCGAGCTGGAGATGACGGCGGGTGAGACGGTCCACCGGCTGCGCCCCGGCGATTGCCTCTTCATGCCTGTTGGAGAGGGTCACGTCTTCCACAATCCCGGCAATGCACCGGCACGCTATTGCGTCGTGCTCGATCGCGGCGGCTGATAACAGCTTTCATTTCAGGAGAACAGCATGCCTGCCATTCGTACCCTTTCCGCCGAGGAGGCTCGCGCCGCCATTCCGGCCCTTTCGGAGGTGCTTGTCGATTGCGTCGCGGGCGGCGCCTCCGTCGGCTTCATGCAGCCCTATGGGCCTGAAGATGCCGAGCCCTACTGGCGCGATGTCGCCGATGCGGTCGCCACCGGCGCCAATCTGCTGCTGGTCGCCGAACTCGACGGCAGGATCGTCGGCACGGTGCAGGTGGGGGCCGCGCAGATGCCGAACCAGCCGCATCGCGGCGATCTGAAGAAGCTGCTGGTGCATCGCTCCGCCCGCGGCAAGGGGCTCGCCCGGCTGCTGATGGATGCCGCCGAACGTGAGGCGGCAAGCCGCGGCAAGACCCTGCTCGTGCTCGACACGGCAACCGGCAGCGATGCCGAGGCGATCTATCCGCGCCTGGGCTGGCAGCGCGTCGGCGTCATTCCGGATTATGCCCTGTGGCCGCAAGGCGGCTTCTGCGCCACCACGCTGTTCTACAAGCGGCTCGCCTGATTGCGCCGGCCCCGCTCAAGCCGGCCTGGCGAAGACAGGAAGCGCGCCGATGAGCTTCGTGCCCGCCGTCCATTGCGCGGCATTCCAGCCGAACTGCCGCGCCGCTTCGATATTTTCGGCCATATCGTCGATGAAGGCGATTTCGCCGGGCAGCACGCCGGCGCGCTCGGTCGCCAGCCGGAAGAAGTCGGGGGAAGGCTTTCTGTGTCCGAGTGCGGCGGAATAGATGATGTCGTCGAAATGTGCGTTAAGGCCGATCTGCTCCATCAGGTAGCGCGCCCGCCTATGCTCCTGGTTGGTCGCCAGCAAGAGAGTGATGCCGCTTTGCCTGAGAGCGGCGAGCTCTTCGAGCAGATTGTGGTCGAGGCGGGAATCGTTTTCGAACCAGTAGTCGATCAGTGTTTCGGCGCTGAGATGGGGCGCGATCTTTGCGAGAACGTCGGCGAGCCTCGGCTCCAGCGCCTCGCGGCCGATGATGATATCGCCCCAGTGGGTCTGGAAGAATTCCCGCTGAAGCAGGTCGACACGCAGGCCGAGGTCGCGCTCGAGGTAGGTGAAGAGAGGCAGGCCGTCGGCGGGACGACCATGAATGAGCACGCCGTCGACATCGACCATCAGCACTTTCATGCGGAAAATTTCCTCGTTCTCAAAACACCGGCGAAGGTGGCGTCATCCGCCTGGACGTTCAAGACGGCGCGCCACTTTTTTGTCGCGGCCGAGCCGTGTAAATCTCCATTGTCAATCAAGGGCAGGATCTGAAATGCGTGTCATCTATTCCGAAGACCACAAGCTGCGCGATGCCAGGACGGAGCTGCACGCCGGCCAGTTGGTGACGCCCTTCGAGGCGCCGTTTCGCGCCGAATGGATCCTGGCGGCGGTCAAGGAGGCGGGCTTTACCGACGTGGTGGCGCCCGATGCGCACGGGTTGGAAACGGCTCGAAAAGTCCATGATCCCGCCTATCTGGATTTTCTTGCCAGCGTCTGGGACCGTTGGGTAGCGGCCGGTTTCACCGGCGAGGCGATCGCCAATTCCTTCGCCGTTCGCCGCACCAGCCAGCGTGTGCCCGACAATATCGTCGGCGCGATCGGCCACTACGCCAATGCTGCCGATACCTCTATCACCAAGGGCTCCTACGAGGCGGCGATCGCCTCCATGCGCTGCGCGATCACAGGCGCCGACTGGCTGAATGCCGGCAATCGCTTCGCCTTCGCGCTCTGCCGCCCGCCCGGCCACCATGCCGGCATCGATCTCTTCGGCGGCTATTGCTTCATCAACAATTCGGGCGTCGCCGCGCAGCGGCTGCTAGATCATGGTGCGGGGAAAGTCGCGGTCCTGGATGTCGATTTCCACCATGGCAACGGCACGCAGGATCTCTTCTATCACAGAGGCGATGTCTTCACCGCCTCGCTGCATGGCGATCCCATGCACGCCTTTCCCTATTTCCTCGGCCATGCCGACGAGGAAGGCGAGGGGGAGGGCGTAGGTGCCAACCGCAACTATCCGATGCAGCCTGGCACGCCTTGGAATGTCTGGTCTTCGGCCCTTGCCGATGCGCTCACCCGCATCAAGGCCTTCGGCGCCGAGGCGATCGTCGTGGCGCTCGGCGTCGACACTTTCGAGCGCGACCCGATCTCCTTCTTCGGCCTCACCTCCGACGATTTCACCCGCATGGGCGCGATGATCGCTTCCGCCGGCTTGCCGGTGCTCGCCTGCATGGAGGGCGGGTACGGCGTGCCGGAGATCGGCCTTAACGTCGCCAACGTCCTCAAGGGTCTGGAAGCCTGATCGCCGCCGATGACCGACGAGACCGTTCCATCCGATATCCCGACATCACGCATGCTGAGCTGGGCGCGCAATTCCGCTATCTATCGCCTGGAGCGGCGGATGATGACGGAAAAGCAACTCTTTGACGCCATCACCCGCAAGGCGAAGGAGAAATTCGAGGATATCAGCGCGGCACAACTGAAGGCCGTTGCCGATTTCGCGGTCAAATTTGCCTATGACAACAAGGTGCTCGACGACAGCGCCTATGCGGAGATCAGCACGCGTTCGGCCGTGCGCGGCGGTAAATCGAAGCGCGCGATCGCCCAGAAGCTTGCCGCCAAGGGCGTCTCCAGCGACAAGGTCGAGGCGGCACTTGAGGAGGCTGACGATCTCTATGCCGCAGCGATCTTCGCCCGCAAGCGCGCCTTCGGCCCCTTCCGCCGGGTCGAGCTCGACGAAAAGCGAAAGGCCAAAGAGCTGTCGGCTTTCGCCCGCAATGGCTTCAGCTTCGATATCGGCAGGAAGATCTTCGACATGAGCTTCGAAGACGCCGAAGAGGTCATCCTTGCTGGCCGATCTTTGACGCCTCAGCATCAGCGCTCTTGATCCCGGCATGAAAAGTTTGAATTTGGCTCTCCCCCGTCTTCGGCCTAAAACCGCGCCAGGATCGGGGGCCACATGGACATCAAGAATATCGAGACCGGGACGGATGGCGCAGCCTTGATTGCGCAGCCGGGCGTATCGCCGACTTCTGGCGGTTTGGCGGCCGGTGTCGCCATGTGCCTGATGTCGATGTCGTCGATCCAGTTCGGCGCGGCACTGTCTTCGTCAGCCATTGCGACCTATGGCGTTGCCGGCGCCACCTGGCTGCGGCTTGCTTTCGCGGCGATCATCCTTGCCGTCGTCGTCAGGCCTTCGGTGCTGCGTTATAGCGGCGCCCAATGGCGGGCGACATTGCTGCTCGGCACGACGACGGCTGCCATGACGCTCTGCTTCTTCGCGGCGATCCAGCGGCTGCCGCTCGGTCTGGCGATCGCCATCGATTTTCTTGGGCCGCTCTCGGTTGCCGTCTTCGGCTATGGCCTGACCTGGCGGCTCACCTGGCCGTTGATCGCTGCGGCCGGCATTCTCTTCCTCGCCCATGATGGCGAAGGCTGGGTCGGCAATCCCTCAGGCGTCCTCTTCGCCCTCGGCTCGGCTGTGGGATGGGCGGTCTATATTCTGCTGACGAAGAAGGTCGGCGCCGCCTTCAAGGGGCTGGAAGGTCTCTCGATGTCACTGCTCGTTGCCGGCCTCGTCGCAACTCCTTTCGGTCTTGCCGAGACAGGGGGCGCTTTCACGCTGAAGGGACTGGTCGAGGTTCTCGGCCTTGCCATTCTTGTGCCGCTCTTGCCCTATGCGCTGGAGATGGTGGCGCTGCGGCGCATGCCGTCGGCATCATTCGGCATCCTGATGAGCCTCGAACCGGCGCTCGGCGCGCTCGCCGGCTTTCTGATCCTGGCCCAGCCGATGACCGCGCTGCAGATGCTGGGTACGGCGCTCGTGGTGGCGGCCAGCGCCGGCGCCACCGCCTCGGCGGCGAAGACCTAGAGCATGATGCCGAAAAGTGTGCGCGGTTTTCGGACGACATCATGCTCTAACTATATAAATGTAGAACAGGATTCAGATTTTAGGCCGACCCGGCCTAAAATCATCCTGTTCTAGAAAAGTGTCAGCGTTTTCGAAGAACGCCGCCTCTATAAGATAGATCAGGCGGGTTTGCGTGCGGGATCGTCGAGCGCCGGATTGTAGAACAGCGACAGCACCAGGCTCTTGGCGATCCGTTCCGCCGTCGCCATGAACCAGGCCTTGGCCTCCGGCGACGGGGCGATGTCGTCGAGCGTTGCGGCAAACAGCGACAGCCACTTCGGAAAGAGATCAGTCGTCAGATTCTGGACACTGGTATGCGCCTGCACCGGCTTGCCGCCATAGGCGCCGCTGCGGAAGGCGACGGCCGACCAGAAG
This Rhizobium brockwellii DNA region includes the following protein-coding sequences:
- a CDS encoding group III truncated hemoglobin, with the protein product MDNEIQGRPAHIAAIRERAEAEMREMGVDAAFIDRLVETFYGRVLTHPDLGPVFDAKLSGRWPEHMAKMKSFWSAVAFRSGAYGGKPVQAHTSVQNLTTDLFPKWLSLFAATLDDIAPSPEAKAWFMATAERIAKSLVLSLFYNPALDDPARKPA
- the tenA gene encoding thiaminase II — its product is MDASTQSTELTGSFTAAAWERIAPIMAEIEALPLLQRLSDGTLPPEVFQHYILQDALYLKHYARCLAIVAAKAPDNAQVLRFLGSAQKAITVEQGLHAGFLTQFGISSADVTSAEPSPAGFAYTNFLLATAYHSSYAVALSSILPCFWIYWHVGEAIKNRPVIEGNAFQAWINTYGDPQFAAGAREVIALTDIAARAASPVERAQMTDVFVRASQYEWMFWDSAWRLETWPV
- a CDS encoding GNAT family N-acetyltransferase, whose amino-acid sequence is MPAIRTLSAEEARAAIPALSEVLVDCVAGGASVGFMQPYGPEDAEPYWRDVADAVATGANLLLVAELDGRIVGTVQVGAAQMPNQPHRGDLKKLLVHRSARGKGLARLLMDAAEREAASRGKTLLVLDTATGSDAEAIYPRLGWQRVGVIPDYALWPQGGFCATTLFYKRLA
- a CDS encoding helix-turn-helix domain-containing protein, which codes for MEPELEQAIGIRVRKLRLEKGLTLDDLAAASGVSRAMISRIERAEASPTASLLARICAALGLSLSAFFADEGQASPLARRQDQQVWRDPETGYLRRSVSPPGTASDIDIVEVEFPSGARVSFPPHAASHGMTQHIWLFDGELEMTAGETVHRLRPGDCLFMPVGEGHVFHNPGNAPARYCVVLDRGG
- a CDS encoding histone deacetylase family protein, with protein sequence MRVIYSEDHKLRDARTELHAGQLVTPFEAPFRAEWILAAVKEAGFTDVVAPDAHGLETARKVHDPAYLDFLASVWDRWVAAGFTGEAIANSFAVRRTSQRVPDNIVGAIGHYANAADTSITKGSYEAAIASMRCAITGADWLNAGNRFAFALCRPPGHHAGIDLFGGYCFINNSGVAAQRLLDHGAGKVAVLDVDFHHGNGTQDLFYHRGDVFTASLHGDPMHAFPYFLGHADEEGEGEGVGANRNYPMQPGTPWNVWSSALADALTRIKAFGAEAIVVALGVDTFERDPISFFGLTSDDFTRMGAMIASAGLPVLACMEGGYGVPEIGLNVANVLKGLEA
- the recX gene encoding recombination regulator RecX codes for the protein MTDETVPSDIPTSRMLSWARNSAIYRLERRMMTEKQLFDAITRKAKEKFEDISAAQLKAVADFAVKFAYDNKVLDDSAYAEISTRSAVRGGKSKRAIAQKLAAKGVSSDKVEAALEEADDLYAAAIFARKRAFGPFRRVELDEKRKAKELSAFARNGFSFDIGRKIFDMSFEDAEEVILAGRSLTPQHQRS
- a CDS encoding HAD-IA family hydrolase translates to MKVLMVDVDGVLIHGRPADGLPLFTYLERDLGLRVDLLQREFFQTHWGDIIIGREALEPRLADVLAKIAPHLSAETLIDYWFENDSRLDHNLLEELAALRQSGITLLLATNQEHRRARYLMEQIGLNAHFDDIIYSAALGHRKPSPDFFRLATERAGVLPGEIAFIDDMAENIEAARQFGWNAAQWTAGTKLIGALPVFARPA
- a CDS encoding EamA family transporter, with translation MDIKNIETGTDGAALIAQPGVSPTSGGLAAGVAMCLMSMSSIQFGAALSSSAIATYGVAGATWLRLAFAAIILAVVVRPSVLRYSGAQWRATLLLGTTTAAMTLCFFAAIQRLPLGLAIAIDFLGPLSVAVFGYGLTWRLTWPLIAAAGILFLAHDGEGWVGNPSGVLFALGSAVGWAVYILLTKKVGAAFKGLEGLSMSLLVAGLVATPFGLAETGGAFTLKGLVEVLGLAILVPLLPYALEMVALRRMPSASFGILMSLEPALGALAGFLILAQPMTALQMLGTALVVAASAGATASAAKT